The following proteins are co-located in the Dromiciops gliroides isolate mDroGli1 chromosome 2, mDroGli1.pri, whole genome shotgun sequence genome:
- the PRDX3 gene encoding thioredoxin-dependent peroxide reductase, mitochondrial gives MAASLGRLLRASVARHVNSFPLGISAAFRPVATRNTFPAKIMPTTATHSKFSFSTSSSIYVPAVTQHAPYFKGTAVVNGEFKEISLDDYKGKYLVLFFYPLDFTFVCPTEIVSFSDKANEFHDVNCEVVAVSVDSQFSHLAWINTPRKSGGLGHMNIALLSDLTKQISRDYGVLLEGPGLALRGLFIIDPNGVIKHMSVNDLPVGRSVEETLRLVKAFQFVEVHGEVCPANWTPNSPTIKPSPTASKEYFEKVNK, from the exons ATGGCGGCTTCCTTGGGAAGGTTACTTCGGGCTTCG GTGGCACGGCATGTGAACTCCTTTCCCCTGGGGATTTCTGCAGCCTTTAGGCCTGTTGCGACTAGAAACACATTCCCAGCCAAGATTATGCCCACAACTGCTACCCATTCAAAATTTTCCTTCAGCACTA GTTCTTCAATTTACGTGCCTGCTGTCACCCAGCATGCTCCATATTTTAAGGGTACAGCTGTCGTCAAtggagaattcaaagaaataagcCTTGATGACTATAAAGGCAAATATTTAGTGCTTTTCTTCTATCCTCTTGATTT caCTTTTGTGTGTCCAACAGAAATTGTTTCATTCAGTGACAAAGCTAATGAATTTCATGATGTGAACTGTGAAGTAGTTGCTGTTTCAGTGGATTCCCAATTCAGCCATCTTGCCTGGATAAATACACCAAGAAAG AGTGGTGGTTTAGGCCATATGAATATTGCGCTCCTATCAGATTTAACCAAACAAATTTCCCGAGACTATGGAGTTCTACTTGAAGGACCTGGCCTTGCATTAAG AGGTCTCTTCATAATTGACCCTAATGGAGTTATCAAACATATGAGCGTCAATGATCTCCCTGTGGGCCGAAGCGTGGAAGAAACTCTTCGTTTGGTGAAGGCATTCCAGTTTGTGGAAGTGCACGGAGAAGTCTGTCCAGCAAATTGGACACCAAATTCACCTACG ATCAAGCCATCTCCGACTGCTTCCAAAGAGTACTTCGagaaagtgaataaataa